TCACCCAAAATTCAAATGATTGAAGTTACCAGGCACGGTAAAGTAAGACGTTCCAAACTCTATTACATACGTGACAGAGTAGGTAAATCTGCCAAAGTAAAAGAACTGATTAGAAAAAAAACAGTTACCAAGGCATAATAATTGAATCCATACGAAAGGCTCCCTTTAAAAGGGAGCCTTTTTTTATGAAAAGTGTACAATCAAAAATTGAATTATGTTATAATGGAATATGCAATGGCTCTGCCTATCCAATAAAAGCAGGTTTTCTAATGAATAATTATAAAGTAAGTGATTTAAAACCCGGTCTTTCATGCAACAAACCGGTATACATAGATGAAGAAACTCTTTTTATCCCGGCGGGTGTTCCTATCCGTGAAAAAGACCTGACCCGACTTGAAAAGTGGGGAGTCACAGAAGTCCAGTCAGAGGGTATGTTTTCTGAATCTGAAAATGAAGACTTACTGAACAGCCGCCAGCTCTGGGGCATTCCTTCGGATAAGGAACTATCCACGTTTTACAACAAAACTCTGGAAGATCTGGATAATCTTTTTAACCGTATCAACCTGATGGAAGATATTAATGTTGCCGAGTTGGATAGAATTTCAGACAAACTGATTGATATGGTAGAAAACAAGAAAATACAGACCATTAGAATGGTCCTGACTCACAACAACAGCAGCAGGGCTATGGCGAAGAGTGCCCTGAATACGGCCATTCTGACTCTGACAATTGGTTTTGCCATGAACCGACCCAGGCCAAAGCTGCTTCAGCTTGTAAACGGTGCTCTCCTTCATGATATTGGAATGATGCGTATTCCCGAAGAAATTAAGATAAAAAAGTCAGGACTCAGCAGTACGGAAATGAATAAACTGAAAAGCCACACTGTTTTTTCCTATCAGATCATATCCAAAGAACTCGGTTATGACGATACGATTGCCCAGATAGCTTTGGAACACCATGAGCGATGGGACGGCGACGGCTATCCTCAGGGTAAGAAAAAGGATGATATCGTCATGGAGGCCCGTATCGTGTCCATAGCAGACGCTTTTGAGGCAATGGTGAGTGAAAGACCCTACCGAAACTCAATGATCGGATATGAAGCCATGAAACACATCATCAGTGATAATTCAAGAAAGTTTGATCCTGAGATCCTCAGATATTTTATTCATAGTATGGGCATTTATCCATTGGGCAGTATTGTTATGCTGAATGACTCAACTGTAGCTCGTGTAATAAAAGGGAATCCTGAAGCTCCTTTGCG
The window above is part of the Oceanispirochaeta sp. genome. Proteins encoded here:
- a CDS encoding HD-GYP domain-containing protein, translated to MNNYKVSDLKPGLSCNKPVYIDEETLFIPAGVPIREKDLTRLEKWGVTEVQSEGMFSESENEDLLNSRQLWGIPSDKELSTFYNKTLEDLDNLFNRINLMEDINVAELDRISDKLIDMVENKKIQTIRMVLTHNNSSRAMAKSALNTAILTLTIGFAMNRPRPKLLQLVNGALLHDIGMMRIPEEIKIKKSGLSSTEMNKLKSHTVFSYQIISKELGYDDTIAQIALEHHERWDGDGYPQGKKKDDIVMEARIVSIADAFEAMVSERPYRNSMIGYEAMKHIISDNSRKFDPEILRYFIHSMGIYPLGSIVMLNDSTVARVIKGNPEAPLRPEVITLIDSTGKEYPGDMGPVLNLLDIKNLFIVKAVDLNSLLIRNDTA